One window from the genome of Anolis sagrei isolate rAnoSag1 chromosome 4, rAnoSag1.mat, whole genome shotgun sequence encodes:
- the LOC132772931 gene encoding eppin-like, with amino-acid sequence MVSSSISLALLVGLSGLLVELPGTTAKERPGYCLNLPVPLADPSDKSGCRKCNVDADCPPREKCCGFDCGNTCQVPEPNRCRLPPVTGPCKARMPHFYHNWGNKRCEEFIYGGCRGNLNRFKTKEECQRACKGKGPE; translated from the exons ATGGTCTCCTCCTCCATCAGCCTTGCCCTCTTGGTGGGCCTCTCTGGTCTCTTGGTTGAGCTTCCCGGTACAACAGCCAAGG AGCGGCCTGGCTACTGCCTGAACTTGCCAGTCCCCTTGGCAGACCCTTCGGACAAGAGCGGATGCAGAAAGTGCAACGTGGACGCCGACTGTCCCCCGAGGGAGAAGTGTTGCGGTTTTGATTGCGGCAACACCTGCCAGGTGCCAGAGCCAA aCCGCTGCCGCCTCCCCCCCGTCACGGGACCCTGCAAAGCCCGCATGCCACACTTCTACCACAACTGGGGCAACAAGAGGTGTGAGGAGTTCATCTACGGAGGATGCCGTGGCAACCTGAACAGGTTTAAGACCAAGGAGGAGTGCCAGCGGGCCTGCAAGGGCAAAG GGCCAGAGTAG